The following is a genomic window from Campylobacter lari subsp. lari.
TTTACTTAAAAATAACCATGGCTATGTAGATAAACAAGAAGTGGTTAGTGATAGTGTTCAAAAAATAGAAATCATAAGAAGTGAAGTTAAATGCAATTAAAACTTGATTTTTCTTACACTCCGGCACAACTTAAAGTTTTTGATGATAAAAATCCACGCTTCATAACTGTAGCAAAAGGGAGAAGATTGGGTTTTACAAGAGGAAGTGCAAAATATGTAATAGAAAATCTTTTAATGGGGTTAAATGTTCTTTGGGTTGACACGGTTCAAAGCAACTTACAAAATTATTTCGAGCTTTACTTTATGCCTGAGCTAAAAAAACTCCCAAAAGAATTTTATTCTTGGAGCGTTCAAGATAAAAAACTCATTTTAAATAATGCTGTGCTTCATATGAGAAGTGCTGAAAGACCTGAAAATATAGAAGGCTTTGGCTATGATTTGGTAATTTTAAACGAAGCAGGAATTATCTTAAAAGGCTCTAAAGGGGAGTATCTTTGGTATAACGCCATACGCCCTATGTTGCTTGATAATCCTAAATCAAGAGCGATTATAGGTGGAGTTCCTAAAGGAAAAAATCTTTTTTATGAGCTTTGTAAAAAAGAATTAAGTGATGAAAATTGGAAACATTTTCAGTTCTCAAGTTATGATAATCCTTTTTTGAGTAAAGATCAAATCAAAGAGCTAATCGAAGAAGTAGGCGGAGAAGATAGCGAAGTAGTTAAACAAGAAATTTATGGAGACTTTATAGATAACTCTAGTGCAGAACTTTTTGCTTTAAGTGATATTGAAAAAAGTATGAATGTTAT
Proteins encoded in this region:
- a CDS encoding terminase large subunit domain-containing protein, coding for MQLKLDFSYTPAQLKVFDDKNPRFITVAKGRRLGFTRGSAKYVIENLLMGLNVLWVDTVQSNLQNYFELYFMPELKKLPKEFYSWSVQDKKLILNNAVLHMRSAERPENIEGFGYDLVILNEAGIILKGSKGEYLWYNAIRPMLLDNPKSRAIIGGVPKGKNLFYELCKKELSDENWKHFQFSSYDNPFLSKDQIKELIEEVGGEDSEVVKQEIYGDFIDNSSAELFALSDIEKSMNVISFDMQKMQGDNIWGLDVARYGDDKSVLVKRKGFVVDEIKKYSGLSISALANVVLAEFNKDKEKPRGIFIDTCGLGVGVYDILSDYGLPVFDANSANSATSNEYLNKRAQMYFTLAKNIKHMQIIKDDELKKDLRMIEYEYSDKGLLKIKAKEQIKKDYGKSPDTSDALALTFFEKLHPKNNTSEDWSYDGW